The genomic window CGTAGCGCATGCGGCCGTCGAACACGGGCGCGGCGTTGTGGCAGGCCTCCGGCGAGACGGGATCGCCGGTGCCGGGCACGCGCAGCAGCGAGGCCGTCATCGGGTCCCAGACGCCGCGGCGATGCGCCTCGGTGACGACGATGCGGTCCGGATCGACCGGCGGCTCCGGCAGGATCGCGAACTCCTTCACATTGCCCTTGTCGAGCGTGATGCGGATCTCTTCGGTCTTCTTCGAGGTGGTGGTTGAGGCCTGATAGCCGGTCGCAACCAGCGCGCCGTTGACGACGCGGCCTTGGCTAGCGCCGGTGCCGGACCCGCCCGTGAACGACTTCAAGATCCCGGTGGTGCCGCCGGAGGCCGCGGCCGCGAACACGTCGTCCTGGATGTCGATGTTCCAGGCGCCCCTGCCGACGGGAATGCCCGCCAGCGACGCCTCATACTGCGCCTCGAGCTTGCCCTGCGCCGCTACAGGCTCGGCCGCCCACGCCACGGCGAGGCCGCACAGGGCCGCCAGGGCCAGCTGGCCGGCAGAGCGCCGCCGGGGCGAAACGGGGGACGAGGTGGGCACGAAGCTTTCCAATCGGGGCGCCAAGTGATGCGTTACTTAAGCCGAAATCGGCGGCAGGCAATGCGTCCGGGCGCGCAGACGCGGAACTCCACCGGATTCTTCCGGCGCGATTACGCCCTTTATGTGATGGTAAGGCGTTCCGATCATTGCCGTTTTGGTGATTGGGGAGCCGCGGGCTCCGACTCCTCTCCCGCTTGCGGGAGAGGTCGCGCGCAGCGCGGGTGAGGGCTCTCTCCTCTTGGGGGCTCTCTTTGGAGGCACCACCCGTGATAACGACTGTCCCTCCGCGGAGGCACCCCCTCCCCAACCCTCCCCCGCAGGCGGGAGAGGGGGCGCACCACCGCCGGGGCGGGCACGAAACCTGCCCCAAATCCTTGACTACCCGCCCCTTCCCCCCTATACGTCCGCCCGCTCCCTGCAAGGACAGAGAATTCGCCCCCGTGGCGCCCAGAATGGCGGCCGCAACTCGTTGGGGGTTTAGGATAAGGATTTTTGCCATGTCTCGCCGCTGCGAACTGACGGCCAAGGGCCCCCTCGTCGGCCACAAGGTCAGCCACTCCAACATCAAGACCAAGCGCCGCTTCCTGCCGAACCTCGTCAACGTGACGTTCATCTCGGAAGCCCTCGGCCGCAACGTGCGCCTGCGCGTCTCCACCACCGCGGTCAAGAGCGTCGACCACAATGGCGGCCTCGATGCCTTCCTGCTCAAGGCCAAGACCGACGCCCTGTCGCCGCGCGCCCTCGAGCTGAAGCGCGCCATCCAGAAGAAGGTCGGCGACACCGCGCCGGTCAAGAAGGCCAGCTAAGTTTTTCAGAATCGGGCGGGGGCTAAGTTGCGTCGCGTGGCGTAGGCTTAGCCGGTAGAGTTTTGCGTTACGGCCGGATCGGAAGATCCGGCCGTTTTTGTTCTGAGAGGCCGAAAATTCGAACCGCGCAGGCTGCGACTACCGGTTACTTTAGCGCCTTAAGAAAAGAGGCTGGCTTATCGAACGTCTTTTCCACGGGGTATCGTTGGGCATTGAGGCGTATTTTTCTCATCGCCTCTGCCGTTGGATCGAGCCCAAGTCGATCAAATAGCATGAGCGTGTAAAGCAACACATCCGCAGCTTCCGCGGCCACACGGCTCCTATCGAGGCCATCGAGGTCATGGCCATCATGCTGCCATTGGAATATCTCCAGAAGCTCGCCGGCTTCGATGCTTACCGAAATCGCCAGATCTTTGGGGGTATGAAATCGGGACCAATTTCGGTCGTCTCTAAATTGGCGGAGCGCCTTAACGATCTCTTCCATCGCTATCTCCGATTGCAGCCCTACCAAACCTATATTAATTCGCTGCCACTAGCGCTATGTTCCGCCTCAGGCCTTAATTTCCCGTTCCCAATCATTTGATCGCTTAAGTGGACGCTTACCTCAACATCGCGGAACAGGTCCTGTTTAGGGTGCGCCGGCCACTGCGCCCCAAGGAGATTCTTGACGAAGCCTATCTCAAGAAGCTCGTCCCTTGGCACCTGCGCGGACCTCGCCAAGACAAAACGCTTCATGCACGACTCAGCGAAGACATAGCACGCAATCGCGCGAATAGTCGATTTTTTCGAACGGCAGCCGGCGTATTCTTCCTTCGTCAATTTGTGGATGACGAAACCGTTCCAGAGCGCGACAGAACCGAATATTTCGCTCCGCCTAGACGGAAAGAACTCGGCAAAAACGCGATACTGTTTCTCGAACTCCCTGGCTCAAGTAGCGTCGATCGTGAGATCACCGCGCAACTAATCGAACAGACGTTCGGCAGCGGAGGATACGGCTATCGATCCTATGCTGATATTGCCGACAATCCTCGCCTTGCCGCAGTCCACAGCTTTGTCGTTGTCTACCGAGATAACAAGGTTCTCTCATTCAGGTCGGGCAAGTTCTTCCCCAGCACAGACCCGATTTACGGCAAACGCAGCATTGGGATCGGCGGCACGGTTTTCGCTCATGACGTCGATATGCTCTTCAATAGCTTCTACGGGATCGTATCCAACGGAATTTCTGAACTCTGCTACGGCATCGGCCTGCCACGACGACTAGCTGAACGAGCGCGCTACAGCAACGAGGTGCGACCTTGGATCGGCTGCTACCACCGAAGAGGATCGGGTCAAGCAGCCGTCGTACACGTCGTGATGGGCTACCATTGTCCTGATGAATTCACACCAACAAAGGCGGCCCTCTCGCTAAATGACATACGCTGGGTAGACGCAACAAATCCCGGAAACACTCTAGACGACTACGATACCACATCTCGGCGGCTCTTCGCGCGCGGCCATATCCGAAAAATGATCCGCCAGAGCATCCAACCTTGAAACGCACTCGTCAGGTACCAGAGGCTGAGGTTCAGCGGCTTCTTCTGGAGCTAAGGATCAACAATCCTGCCCGCATTATCAAAAAGGGGCTCCAGGATCTTTGCATGCACTACGAAGCCGGTCGGCGGATAATGCCGGATGATCTACCCAACATCCGCGGCCTTCTTCATAGCCATATGCACAGTGATGACGTGCCGGTCCGCAGATGGTCACTGAAGGCGATCGCTCTGATTGGTCATGCCGACGACACATACCGCGTCGTTGAACGCATGAAGATAGAGCGTGACAGAAAGGCCAGATCGTGGGGAGTCGCCGGTCTCGTTCGACAGGCGCAAGACAAGGGGCTCGATATTGTTTGCAAGGAAGCGGGCCTAGAACGGGACGCGCCAATGGTCTTGGCCTCCCGCCTGTACGCCCCCAGCACTTGGATCTCAAATCACTCCAAGCCGATCGCCATATCGCTCAACGACGATGATCTCACGTTAGAATGGGCAACCTTTTTAATTGGCTATAACAAAGCGCCTGAACATCTATTTCATCCCCGCTATACTAATGAGGTGTTCCTGGGAGAACTGAACAACCACAGCTCCGATGAAATCACTGAATACTCTATTTGGGCGCTTTGGGAACGGGACGAATTCAACTTCAATCATCTGAAGATCGCTCCTCAAGACTTCAGAAGGCGGCCAGATAACGTCAGGAAGTGGCTGTATCGAGTAATGACTCAATCTCCTGAAGTCTCTGGGCTCTCTACCGATTTACTTCACGAATTTCGCTTGGATAAGTCGGTAACGGCTCGCGAGGGTCTTGCCTTGGGCATTACCGCCGAAACTTGCGGCCCGGAGTTCAATATCCCGATAGCCGAGTGGTATACGAATGAAGCTGATCCAGGCGTGCGAGCCATCCTATTGTCGGGCATGGCGAAGCGAGGAGGCGATGCAATTCTAGCCGAAATCGTGACCTCGGAATTCGAAGCGAAACCTCCTGGAAGCTTAGAGCGGCAACGATTACTTGCGGCGGCGGAAGGCTCGCCCTTATTTGGACAGCTCAAGGCTATTCAAATCGAGCTAGAGAGAAGTAGCCTCTACTCTCAGGGCCTGCTCGAGTTTGGAGACCGGCCGATGATCGTCTTTAACCATGGGAGCATGACCGTGAATAAGGGAAACTCATTGAGCATTGGCGGCAACGTTCAGGCTCAAAACATCGTCGCCGGCGACATGATCAGCAGCGCGAACGCCGCGGTGCAAAACATGACTGCGCAGCAAGCAGCTGACAGGGAGGTGCTTTCGGCAATTCTGCAATTCGTCGAAAAAGCCACCATCAGTCAAGAACAACGACAAGCGATCAGCAGCGCCGTTGTTGCAGCAGCCCAACAGCCCAATCCTGAGAATAAGGGAAGACTTCTGAGTGTCCTCAAGGGCTTGGTCGGCGGAGCGGCTACCGTGGCTACCATAGGCGGCGGGTATGCTGAGATCATTGAGCTGGTCGCAAAATGGGTCGGCTAAGAACGCCGGCGAACGAAGATGATCTCGTTTTCTCTTCGCGAGCCCGCCCTTTCAAGATTTTCTAGCTGATGCAACAGATAGTCCAATCGGCCTTCCGGCAGCCTGCGCATATCTATCTTGCGCGCGGCGAGCGCGCAAAGAGCAATGAATGTCTGTCGCTCCGCCCTTAGCTGAGCGATACTAACAGATCCGCAGTCTTCGACACACCGATCGATCACAAACTCCTCTGATGACAGATTGGCAATAAGACTATCCGGTCTTAGAGCAACTTGAGATGAGCCTAACGAATTGGCGATGAGACCATTCAACGCAAGCAAAATGCAATTGTCAGACCAGATCGTCGCGACGAGAACGCCGTTGGCCGAGAGCAGTCTGGCTAAGCGCAAGAACATAAGTGGGGGATTGTCAAAATAGTATGCGCACTGACGTGCGTTAATGCAGTCATATCGCTTGGTCGTCCTGAAGGATTCGACCGTCTTGCGCTCCACTTTTATTGGGTAGCGCGACACTATCTGCCGATTCCGATGATCTCGCCCGGGTATTCCGATTTGATCTCGCCC from Bradyrhizobium zhanjiangense includes these protein-coding regions:
- a CDS encoding DUF3108 domain-containing protein; the protein is MAALCGLAVAWAAEPVAAQGKLEAQYEASLAGIPVGRGAWNIDIQDDVFAAAASGGTTGILKSFTGGSGTGASQGRVVNGALVATGYQASTTTSKKTEEIRITLDKGNVKEFAILPEPPVDPDRIVVTEAHRRGVWDPMTASLLRVPGTGDPVSPEACHNAAPVFDGRMRYDLKLDFKRMESVKAEKGYRGPVVVCALYFVPVAGYIPDRPVIKYLAAQRNIEIAFAPVAGTRILVPFWLKVPTPLGPAMLEATSFITSPQPPRVAKTQ
- the rpmB gene encoding 50S ribosomal protein L28, whose protein sequence is MSRRCELTAKGPLVGHKVSHSNIKTKRRFLPNLVNVTFISEALGRNVRLRVSTTAVKSVDHNGGLDAFLLKAKTDALSPRALELKRAIQKKVGDTAPVKKAS
- a CDS encoding nucleotide pyrophosphohydrolase, whose amino-acid sequence is MEEIVKALRQFRDDRNWSRFHTPKDLAISVSIEAGELLEIFQWQHDGHDLDGLDRSRVAAEAADVLLYTLMLFDRLGLDPTAEAMRKIRLNAQRYPVEKTFDKPASFLKALK
- a CDS encoding HTH domain-containing protein, with product MDAYLNIAEQVLFRVRRPLRPKEILDEAYLKKLVPWHLRGPRQDKTLHARLSEDIARNRANSRFFRTAAGVFFLRQFVDDETVPERDRTEYFAPPRRKELGKNAILFLELPGSSSVDREITAQLIEQTFGSGGYGYRSYADIADNPRLAAVHSFVVVYRDNKVLSFRSGKFFPSTDPIYGKRSIGIGGTVFAHDVDMLFNSFYGIVSNGISELCYGIGLPRRLAERARYSNEVRPWIGCYHRRGSGQAAVVHVVMGYHCPDEFTPTKAALSLNDIRWVDATNPGNTLDDYDTTSRRLFARGHIRKMIRQSIQP